A stretch of Candidatus Neomarinimicrobiota bacterium DNA encodes these proteins:
- a CDS encoding AAA family ATPase: MNQTINPEENVNPIEKYGIDLTKLAREGRIDPVIGREDEIRRIIQILSRRTKNNPVLIGDPGTGKTTVVEGLARRIIEGDVPENIKDKQLITLDLSAMVAGAMYRGQFEERLKNFIKEVVDSDGKIIVFIDELHMIVGAGNAEGQMDVSNMIKPELARGRMKLIGATTLGEYQKYIEKDAALERRFQQVYIAEPTVEDTVTILRGIKDKYELHHGLHIKDSALISAASLSDRYISDRFLPDKAVDLMDEAAALIRMEMNSAPAEIDDARRKLIQLEVEREAIKKERDERSRARLKEVKTEIDTLKGVLQELSGVWEAEKKQAAEIQALKGSLELLGQKAEQAQRDGDYQRSAKIQYEEIPGLERQVEVLTQELADSRFLKLEVSTTDIAEVVSRWTGIPVTKMLAGEQEKLLDLEKLLQKRVVGQDEAVGKIADVIRMSKLGISDQHRPLGSFLFMGNTGVGKTELAKSLAKVLFDDERAMVRIDMSEYMEQHAIAKLIGSPPGYVGYEEGGQLTEKIRRRPYAVILFDEIEKAHPNVLNLLLQILDDGHLTDAKGRQVNFKNTIIVMTSNIPSDDIRSFLRPEFINRIDEILTFNDLSAAVIQKIVDIQLALAVRLLAEGGFTVEIDPSVHGYLSKKGYLPEYGARPLKRLVKQEILAPISKYVLANPEATVIKIREGKAGLEISS; the protein is encoded by the coding sequence ATGAACCAAACTATAAATCCTGAAGAGAACGTTAACCCCATCGAAAAATATGGAATCGACCTGACCAAACTGGCCCGGGAAGGACGCATAGATCCTGTCATCGGAAGAGAAGACGAAATTCGTCGCATCATTCAGATTCTGTCCAGAAGGACCAAAAACAACCCGGTACTTATTGGCGATCCTGGCACAGGTAAAACCACAGTCGTAGAGGGGCTGGCGCGCCGTATTATTGAGGGCGATGTCCCTGAAAACATTAAAGACAAACAGCTCATCACCCTGGACTTGAGTGCCATGGTGGCTGGTGCCATGTATCGTGGTCAGTTTGAAGAGCGCTTGAAGAATTTTATCAAAGAAGTGGTCGATAGCGACGGCAAAATAATTGTCTTTATTGACGAGCTCCACATGATCGTAGGTGCTGGTAATGCCGAAGGGCAAATGGATGTTTCCAATATGATCAAGCCAGAACTGGCCCGGGGACGCATGAAACTTATTGGAGCTACCACCCTGGGTGAGTATCAGAAATACATCGAGAAAGACGCCGCCCTGGAACGACGGTTTCAGCAGGTATACATTGCAGAACCTACTGTGGAAGACACCGTCACCATTTTGAGGGGTATAAAAGATAAATATGAACTTCATCATGGTCTGCATATCAAGGACTCAGCGTTGATCTCAGCGGCCAGTCTGTCAGATCGCTATATCTCCGATAGATTTTTACCCGATAAAGCTGTGGATCTCATGGATGAGGCTGCAGCTCTGATCCGTATGGAAATGAACTCTGCACCTGCAGAGATTGATGATGCTCGGCGCAAACTTATTCAACTGGAAGTGGAACGCGAGGCTATTAAAAAAGAACGAGATGAGCGTTCACGTGCACGACTCAAAGAAGTAAAAACTGAGATTGATACGCTTAAGGGAGTACTACAGGAATTAAGTGGTGTCTGGGAGGCCGAGAAAAAACAAGCCGCCGAGATACAAGCCTTAAAGGGCAGCCTGGAATTACTTGGGCAAAAAGCAGAACAAGCCCAGAGAGATGGGGATTATCAGCGATCTGCCAAAATCCAGTACGAGGAGATTCCCGGTCTTGAACGACAGGTGGAGGTGTTGACACAGGAGTTGGCTGATAGTCGATTTCTGAAGTTGGAAGTCAGTACGACAGATATCGCCGAGGTCGTATCCAGGTGGACCGGTATTCCAGTAACAAAAATGTTGGCCGGTGAGCAGGAAAAACTACTGGATCTGGAGAAACTACTCCAGAAACGGGTAGTAGGACAAGATGAAGCGGTGGGCAAGATTGCCGATGTGATTCGCATGTCCAAACTGGGTATATCAGACCAGCATCGTCCCCTGGGTTCTTTCTTATTCATGGGCAATACTGGTGTGGGGAAAACGGAACTGGCAAAATCTCTGGCTAAAGTCCTGTTTGATGATGAACGAGCTATGGTTCGTATCGACATGAGTGAATACATGGAGCAACACGCCATTGCAAAATTAATTGGAAGCCCTCCAGGATATGTGGGTTATGAAGAAGGGGGCCAGCTTACAGAGAAAATTCGCCGCCGCCCTTATGCAGTCATTCTGTTTGATGAGATTGAGAAGGCCCACCCCAATGTATTGAATCTCTTGTTACAGATATTGGATGATGGACATTTAACTGACGCCAAGGGGCGACAGGTCAACTTCAAAAACACAATAATTGTGATGACCTCAAACATACCATCTGATGATATTCGGTCTTTTCTTCGCCCTGAGTTTATTAACCGTATTGATGAGATCCTGACTTTCAATGATCTCTCAGCAGCAGTAATCCAAAAAATTGTCGATATCCAACTGGCTCTGGCAGTGAGATTGTTAGCTGAAGGCGGTTTTACCGTTGAAATAGATCCCTCGGTGCATGGCTATCTGTCCAAGAAGGGCTATCTGCCTGAATATGGTGCTCGCCCTCTGAAAAGGTTAGTGAAACAGGAGATTCTGGCTCCAATCTCCAAGTATGTTCTGGCCAATCCCGAGGCCACTGTAATCAAGATACGAGAGGGGAAGGCAGGTTTGGAGATCAGCTCCTAA